The following proteins are encoded in a genomic region of Phragmites australis chromosome 9, lpPhrAust1.1, whole genome shotgun sequence:
- the LOC133929056 gene encoding uncharacterized protein LOC133929056 isoform X1, with product MIASSQLVSASTEMSAAAEVTQVQVQQRGQAAWRVAAGWLGCLFQILLQIMRGRPSSWAQSLSFLGLSHPLLAAAAQPQPSPEVAFVQVPSEAPADASPPPLRRLTVVLDLDETLVCAYDSSGLPASLRTQAVEAGLHCFDMECISSDKASKQQPCASCLSIAVCTLERYLREVMLGGVKDAEGRQRVNRVTVFERPGLHEFLQRTSEFADLVLFTAGLEGYAKPLVDRIDAFNRFSHRLYRPSTVTTEYREHVKDLSCLSKDFCRIVLVDNNPYSFLLQPLNGIPCITFSAGQPVDDQLMGVIFPLLKHLSLQKDVRPALYETFHMPEWFQRQGIPQIDQAV from the exons ATGATTGCTTCCTCCCAGTTAGTCTCTGCCTCCACGGAGatgtcggcggcggcggaggtgacGCAGGTGCAGGTGCAGCAGCGGGGGCAGGCCGCATGGCGGGTGGCGGCGGGGTGGCTGGGCTGCCTCTTCCAGATCCTGCTCCAGATCATGCGCGGCAGGCCCTCTTCCTGGGCGCAGTCGCTCTCCTTCCTCGGCCTCAGCCAcccgctcctcgccgccgccgcccagccGCAGCCGTCGCCGGAGGTGGCCTTCGTGCAGGTCCCctccgaggcccccgccgacgcgTCGCCTCCGCCACTCCGGCGGCTCACG GTGGTGCTCGACTTGGATGAGACTTTAGTTTGCGCTTACGACTCGTCGGGCCTTCCTGCTTCTCTGCGCACGCAGGCTGTTGAAGCAGGATTGCATTGCTTTGACATGGAGTGCATATCGTCTGATAAGGCAAGTAAGCAGCAACCTTGTGCCAGTTGCTTATCAATTGCTGTTTGCACTTTAGAAAGGTATTTACGGGAAGTTATGCTTGGTGGTGTAAAGGATGCTGAAGGAAGGCAGAGGGTAAATCGTGTAACTGTCTTTGAGCGTCCGGGCTTGCATGAGTTTTTGCAGCGAACTAGTGAATTTGCTGATCTTGTTCTCTTTACAGCTGGTTTGGAAG GTTATGCAAAGCCTCTAGTTGACAGGATAGATGCTTTCAATAGATTCAGTCACCGCCTCTATCGGCCATCAACTGTTACTAC GGAATACAGAGAGCATGTAAAAGATCTCTCTTGTTTGTCCAAAGATTTCTGCAGAATCGTCCTTGTTGATAACAACCCATACAGTTTCTTACTGCAGCCATTGAATGGAATACCCTGTATTACATTTTCAGCTGGACAACCTGTTGATGATCAG CTCATGGGAGTGATATTTCCACTTCTCAAGCACCTTTCTCTGCAAAAGGATGTTAGGCCTGCATTGTATGAAACGTTTCACATGCCAGAGTGGTTCCAAAGACAAGGAATCCCACAAATTGATCAGGCAGTTTAG
- the LOC133929056 gene encoding uncharacterized protein LOC133929056 isoform X2, whose amino-acid sequence MIASSQLVSASTEMSAAAEVTQVQVQQRGQAAWRVAAGWLGCLFQILLQIMRGRPSSWAQSLSFLGLSHPLLAAAAQPQPSPEVAFVQVPSEAPADASPPPLRRLTVVLDLDETLVCAYDSSGLPASLRTQAVEAGLHCFDMECISSDKDAEGRQRVNRVTVFERPGLHEFLQRTSEFADLVLFTAGLEGYAKPLVDRIDAFNRFSHRLYRPSTVTTEYREHVKDLSCLSKDFCRIVLVDNNPYSFLLQPLNGIPCITFSAGQPVDDQLMGVIFPLLKHLSLQKDVRPALYETFHMPEWFQRQGIPQIDQAV is encoded by the exons ATGATTGCTTCCTCCCAGTTAGTCTCTGCCTCCACGGAGatgtcggcggcggcggaggtgacGCAGGTGCAGGTGCAGCAGCGGGGGCAGGCCGCATGGCGGGTGGCGGCGGGGTGGCTGGGCTGCCTCTTCCAGATCCTGCTCCAGATCATGCGCGGCAGGCCCTCTTCCTGGGCGCAGTCGCTCTCCTTCCTCGGCCTCAGCCAcccgctcctcgccgccgccgcccagccGCAGCCGTCGCCGGAGGTGGCCTTCGTGCAGGTCCCctccgaggcccccgccgacgcgTCGCCTCCGCCACTCCGGCGGCTCACG GTGGTGCTCGACTTGGATGAGACTTTAGTTTGCGCTTACGACTCGTCGGGCCTTCCTGCTTCTCTGCGCACGCAGGCTGTTGAAGCAGGATTGCATTGCTTTGACATGGAGTGCATATCGTCTGATAAG GATGCTGAAGGAAGGCAGAGGGTAAATCGTGTAACTGTCTTTGAGCGTCCGGGCTTGCATGAGTTTTTGCAGCGAACTAGTGAATTTGCTGATCTTGTTCTCTTTACAGCTGGTTTGGAAG GTTATGCAAAGCCTCTAGTTGACAGGATAGATGCTTTCAATAGATTCAGTCACCGCCTCTATCGGCCATCAACTGTTACTAC GGAATACAGAGAGCATGTAAAAGATCTCTCTTGTTTGTCCAAAGATTTCTGCAGAATCGTCCTTGTTGATAACAACCCATACAGTTTCTTACTGCAGCCATTGAATGGAATACCCTGTATTACATTTTCAGCTGGACAACCTGTTGATGATCAG CTCATGGGAGTGATATTTCCACTTCTCAAGCACCTTTCTCTGCAAAAGGATGTTAGGCCTGCATTGTATGAAACGTTTCACATGCCAGAGTGGTTCCAAAGACAAGGAATCCCACAAATTGATCAGGCAGTTTAG